The Allochromatium tepidum genome has a window encoding:
- a CDS encoding DUF58 domain-containing protein — MSQVSDSLRERAYRYFDGLLRRVPPGPDGVARVGGRQIYIVPTRAGFMYGAVMLVMLLGSLNYQNNLGLLLTFFLASVGLVAMHHAWFNLLGLAVQARGGSPVFAGERARFEVAVRAEGERPRHDIRLRKNGETPTPVHIGAGDQALVALAVPTEKRGWHRLTDVMVETRHPMGLFRAWTYVATEAKTLVFPKPAPQAPEPGHDAGDSPRPHRTRHEGAEDYLGSRGYRPGDSIRHIDWKAYARERGLVVKQYGGEQGQEVWIDWARLNAPDPEIRLGLLTRQVLDVSAGQTRFGLRLPGAVEGLSQGTAHTERCLTRLALFGHAQD, encoded by the coding sequence ATGTCCCAAGTCTCCGACAGCCTCCGCGAGCGCGCATACCGCTATTTCGACGGCCTGCTGCGCCGGGTGCCGCCCGGACCGGACGGCGTGGCGCGTGTCGGCGGGCGTCAGATCTATATCGTGCCGACCCGCGCCGGGTTCATGTATGGCGCGGTGATGCTGGTGATGCTGCTCGGATCACTGAACTATCAGAACAACCTGGGACTGCTGCTGACCTTCTTCCTGGCTTCGGTCGGGCTGGTGGCCATGCATCATGCTTGGTTCAATCTGCTGGGGCTGGCGGTGCAGGCGCGCGGCGGATCACCCGTATTCGCCGGGGAACGGGCGCGCTTCGAGGTGGCCGTGCGCGCCGAGGGCGAACGTCCGCGCCATGACATCCGTCTGCGCAAGAACGGCGAGACGCCGACGCCGGTTCATATCGGCGCCGGGGATCAGGCGCTGGTCGCCCTGGCCGTGCCGACCGAGAAGCGCGGCTGGCATCGGCTGACCGACGTGATGGTCGAGACGCGCCATCCGATGGGATTGTTTCGCGCCTGGACCTATGTCGCCACTGAGGCCAAGACGCTGGTCTTCCCCAAACCCGCACCCCAGGCGCCCGAACCGGGCCATGACGCCGGCGACAGCCCACGTCCGCATCGCACCCGTCATGAAGGGGCGGAAGACTATCTCGGCTCGCGCGGCTATCGTCCGGGCGACTCGATCCGACACATCGATTGGAAGGCTTACGCGCGCGAACGCGGGCTGGTGGTCAAGCAATACGGCGGCGAGCAGGGCCAGGAGGTCTGGATCGACTGGGCACGGCTCAACGCGCCCGATCCCGAGATCCGGCTCGGACTGCTGACGCGGCAGGTGCTCGACGTCAGCGCCGGCCAGACGCGCTTCGGTCTGCGTCTGCCCGGCGCGGTGGAGGGGCTGTCCCAAGGCACGGCTCATACCGAACGCTGTCTGACCCGATTGGCACTCTTCGGCCATGCACAAGACTGA
- a CDS encoding AAA family ATPase, which translates to MSLHPKSNPARPNLAESILQEAGAVILGKDRELRLALACLLARGHLLVEDLPGVGKTTLAHLLARLLGLDYSRIQFTSDLLPADVIGVSVYDRASESFRFHSGPIFSQLILADEINRATPKAQSALLEAMEERQVTVEGETRRLPEPFFVIATQNPLFQVGTFPLPESQLDRFLMRIHLGYPAAEQEKALLAGEDRREMVARQRPALTNAELIELQKSVIRIHAAPPIIDYVHAILQFTRGSERFAYGLSPRAGLGLLHAAKSWALLAGRDYVMPEDVQAVLPSVAVHRLTGGEPGQRIGDDEVARFILTNVPV; encoded by the coding sequence ATGAGCCTACATCCGAAATCCAATCCCGCCCGTCCCAACCTCGCCGAGAGCATCCTGCAGGAGGCGGGCGCCGTCATCCTCGGCAAGGATCGCGAGCTGCGTCTGGCGCTGGCCTGCCTGCTCGCGCGCGGTCATCTGCTGGTCGAGGATCTGCCGGGCGTCGGCAAAACCACGCTCGCGCATCTGCTGGCGCGGCTGCTCGGGCTGGACTATTCGCGCATCCAGTTCACCAGCGACCTGCTGCCGGCCGACGTCATCGGCGTCTCGGTCTATGATCGCGCCTCCGAGAGCTTCCGCTTCCATTCCGGCCCGATCTTCTCGCAACTGATCCTGGCCGACGAGATCAACCGCGCCACGCCCAAGGCGCAGAGCGCGCTGCTGGAGGCGATGGAGGAACGGCAGGTCACGGTCGAGGGCGAGACGCGGCGCCTGCCCGAACCCTTCTTCGTCATCGCGACCCAGAATCCGCTGTTCCAGGTCGGCACCTTTCCGCTGCCCGAGTCGCAGCTCGACCGCTTTCTGATGCGTATCCATCTCGGCTATCCGGCCGCCGAGCAGGAAAAGGCGCTGCTCGCCGGCGAGGACCGACGCGAGATGGTCGCGCGCCAACGACCGGCCCTGACCAATGCCGAGCTGATCGAGTTGCAGAAGTCCGTGATCCGCATCCATGCCGCACCGCCGATCATCGACTATGTGCATGCGATCTTACAGTTCACGCGCGGCTCGGAGCGTTTCGCCTATGGACTCTCGCCGCGTGCCGGGCTGGGTCTGCTGCATGCGGCCAAGTCCTGGGCGTTGCTCGCCGGGCGCGACTATGTGATGCCCGAGGACGTGCAGGCGGTGCTACCCTCGGTGGCCGTGCATCGTTTGACGGGCGGCGAGCCCGGACAGCGGATCGGAGACGACGAGGTAGCGCGTTTCATCCTGACCAACGTGCCGGTTTGA
- the mnmG gene encoding tRNA uridine-5-carboxymethylaminomethyl(34) synthesis enzyme MnmG has protein sequence MLASDTYDVIVVGGGHAGTEAALAAARCGVRTLLLTQNIETLGQMSCNPAIGGIGKGHLVREIDALGGLMARAADRAGIQFRILNASKGPAVRATRAQADRQLYKAAVRAALENQPGLAIFQQSVEDLLVDGERVTGVRTQMGLEFRARAVVLTVGTFLGGRIHVGLSNYEGGRAGDPPSNGLARRLRELPFRIERLKTGTPPRLDARSIDYSRLAEQPGDDPVPVFSFLGRPEDHPRQVSCHITHTSERTHDIIRSGLSRSPLFTGVIEGVGPRYCPSIEDKIVRFADKTSHQIFLEPEGLTTHEVYPNGISTSLPYDIQEALVRSIVGLEHAHLTRPGYAIEYDFLDPRDLKPSLETRPLSGLFLAGQINGTTGYEEAGAQGLLAGANAALQVREREPWHPRRDESYLGVMVDDLITRGTNEPYRMFTSRAEYRLLLREDNADLRLTEIGRRLGLVGDEQWRAFEHKREAIERERERLRDTWVRPEALDPASATQVLGEPLRREARALELLARPNVGYAGIRVLIGEPPEPVAPEVAEQLEIQTRYAGYIDRQRAEIERRREQELKPLPEGFDYAQVRGLSVEVREKLMRVRPATIGQAARIPGVTPAAVSLLLIHLKRQAGSKGID, from the coding sequence ATGCTTGCAAGCGATACCTATGACGTGATCGTGGTCGGCGGCGGTCATGCCGGCACCGAGGCCGCGCTGGCCGCCGCGCGCTGCGGCGTGCGCACCCTGCTCCTGACCCAGAACATCGAGACCCTGGGCCAGATGAGCTGCAACCCGGCCATCGGCGGCATCGGCAAGGGGCATCTGGTGCGCGAGATCGACGCACTCGGCGGTCTGATGGCGCGCGCCGCCGATCGCGCCGGTATCCAGTTCCGCATCCTCAACGCCAGCAAGGGGCCGGCGGTGCGCGCGACCCGTGCCCAGGCCGACCGCCAGCTCTACAAGGCCGCCGTGCGTGCGGCGCTGGAGAACCAGCCGGGGCTGGCGATCTTCCAGCAGTCGGTCGAGGATCTCCTCGTCGACGGCGAGCGCGTGACCGGCGTGCGCACCCAGATGGGTCTGGAGTTCCGGGCGCGTGCCGTGGTGCTCACGGTCGGCACCTTCCTCGGCGGGCGCATCCATGTGGGTCTGTCCAACTATGAGGGCGGTCGGGCCGGTGATCCACCCTCCAACGGGCTGGCGCGACGGTTGCGCGAGCTGCCGTTTCGCATCGAGCGGCTCAAGACCGGGACACCGCCGCGCCTCGACGCGCGCAGCATCGACTACAGTCGGCTCGCCGAGCAGCCGGGCGACGATCCGGTGCCCGTGTTCTCCTTCCTGGGCCGGCCCGAAGACCATCCCCGTCAGGTCAGTTGTCACATCACCCATACCAGCGAGCGCACCCACGACATCATCCGCTCGGGGCTGTCGCGCTCGCCGTTGTTCACCGGGGTGATCGAAGGGGTCGGGCCGCGCTACTGTCCCTCGATCGAGGACAAGATCGTGCGTTTCGCCGACAAGACCTCGCATCAGATCTTCCTGGAGCCGGAGGGACTCACGACCCACGAGGTCTATCCCAACGGCATCTCGACCAGTCTGCCCTACGACATCCAGGAGGCCCTGGTGCGCTCGATCGTCGGGCTGGAACACGCGCATCTGACCCGGCCCGGCTATGCGATCGAGTACGACTTCCTCGATCCGCGCGATCTCAAACCCTCGCTGGAGACGCGTCCCCTGTCGGGGCTGTTCCTCGCCGGTCAGATCAACGGCACCACGGGCTATGAGGAAGCGGGCGCTCAGGGGCTGCTGGCCGGGGCCAATGCCGCGCTCCAGGTCCGGGAGCGCGAACCCTGGCATCCGCGCCGCGATGAATCCTATCTTGGGGTCATGGTCGACGATCTCATCACGCGCGGAACGAATGAGCCCTATCGCATGTTCACCAGCCGTGCCGAATACCGGCTGCTGCTGCGCGAGGACAACGCCGATCTGCGTCTGACCGAGATCGGGCGCAGACTCGGTCTGGTGGGCGATGAACAATGGCGTGCGTTCGAGCACAAGCGCGAGGCCATCGAGCGCGAGCGCGAGCGTCTGCGCGACACCTGGGTGCGGCCCGAGGCGCTCGACCCGGCGTCGGCGACTCAGGTGCTGGGCGAGCCGCTGCGCCGCGAAGCGCGCGCGCTCGAGCTGCTGGCGCGGCCCAATGTCGGCTATGCCGGCATCCGGGTGCTGATCGGTGAACCGCCCGAGCCGGTCGCGCCCGAGGTCGCCGAGCAACTGGAGATCCAGACCCGCTACGCCGGTTACATCGACCGCCAGCGCGCCGAGATCGAGCGCCGGCGCGAGCAGGAGCTCAAGCCGCTGCCCGAGGGCTTCGACTATGCGCAGGTGCGCGGACTCTCGGTCGAGGTGCGCGAGAAGCTGATGCGGGTGCGCCCGGCGACCATCGGACAGGCCGCGCGCATTCCCGGTGTCACACCGGCGGCGGTCTCGCTGCTGCTGATCCATCTCAAGCGGCAGGCTGGTTCGAAGGGGATCGATTGA
- a CDS encoding cation transporter — MALLGLVANLVCAWLLRDGHDHHHHHHDHDHHHAGHQDPNLRAAYLHVLTDAATSVFAILALFGGKLRTASNRTTSGGR, encoded by the coding sequence ATCGCCCTGCTGGGACTCGTGGCGAATCTGGTCTGCGCCTGGCTGCTAAGGGACGGTCATGACCATCATCACCACCACCATGACCACGATCATCATCACGCCGGGCATCAGGATCCGAATCTGCGCGCCGCCTATCTGCATGTGCTCACCGACGCGGCGACCTCGGTGTTCGCGATCCTGGCGCTGTTCGGCGGCAAGCTACGGACAGCCTCGAACCGGACGACGTCCGGCGGGCGCTGA
- a CDS encoding methyl-accepting chemotaxis protein, which produces MRMNLPVTATEHVMRDDQLIVSKTDLKGRITDFNRDFVDISGFTEQELMGAPQNIIRHPDMPPAAFKDMWQTIQSGRPWTGLVKNRCKNGDFYWVEANVSPLRENGKVTGYISVRRKPTREQIAEAEAIYARLRAGKPAQRPLRRIIAKINDTPIGWALPGGLFLISALFVLALALSLMSLDRAAAQLQHINDETQLLEQAYDGMLGEGLQMAAAMRYLLLEPSDKQARNNVEKGSRQFAQHLETARRLSADDREALQVLERIEQERERHSGIQGQVLIRISTGDLIGAKEIYDTQDNVVWRSYKDLIMDAAGKVSRAAQAERDAAIASAKLAERQAIAFSLLALVTAILLGVWLVRKITRPLRKTLGYLEALANGDYSTRIVIDNQDELGEMMLAVKSVQARLNFDIQDARRVAQENLRIRIGLNNATLPVTISNNLNQLIYMNKACMDLWRALTPEIRRHSPDFDPDRLIGSTLAQHFEDPAVAAAYREQLTETRHFDMLFAKRHLRLIATPVWDDDGHYAGRVTQWRDRTNEVTAEHEIAELVQAAANGDFTRRIELQGKDGFFLQLGEGLNRLIEIMARGLADVAAVLNAMASGDLNRTIEADYSGTFGQVKEDTNTTVARLREVVGRILEVSEAISTAAGEIASGNQDLSQRTEEQAASLEETASSMEELNATVKQNAQNAEQANSLAQHANTIAARGGDMVQRVVGTMSDIRESSRRIADIISVIDGIAFQTNILALNAAVEAARAGEQGRGFAVVAAEVRNLAQRSAQAAKEIKELITDSVGKVEGGAELAAQAGSTMSEILDSFRQVTTLVDEISGASREQSSGIEQVTKAIAQMDEVTQQNAALVEQAAAAAESLEDQTRVLSQIVSIFKLTRASAPARVQSRPQTPEPARKTSSASVAKRPKPTLAADEGDQWEEF; this is translated from the coding sequence ATGCGCATGAATCTGCCCGTCACCGCCACCGAGCATGTGATGCGTGACGACCAACTGATCGTCTCCAAGACCGATCTCAAGGGACGAATCACCGACTTCAACCGGGATTTCGTCGACATCAGCGGCTTCACCGAACAGGAGCTGATGGGCGCCCCGCAGAATATCATCCGTCACCCCGACATGCCGCCGGCGGCCTTCAAGGACATGTGGCAGACCATCCAGTCCGGCCGTCCCTGGACCGGGCTGGTCAAGAACCGCTGCAAGAACGGCGACTTCTACTGGGTCGAGGCCAATGTCTCGCCGCTACGCGAGAATGGCAAAGTCACCGGCTATATCTCGGTGCGCCGCAAGCCCACGCGCGAGCAGATCGCCGAAGCCGAGGCGATCTATGCACGGCTGCGCGCGGGCAAACCGGCCCAAAGACCGCTACGCCGGATCATCGCCAAAATCAACGACACACCGATCGGCTGGGCCTTACCGGGCGGTCTCTTCCTCATCTCCGCGCTCTTCGTGCTGGCGCTGGCGCTCTCGCTCATGAGCCTGGATCGTGCCGCCGCGCAATTGCAGCACATCAACGATGAAACCCAGCTCCTGGAACAGGCCTACGACGGCATGCTCGGCGAGGGTCTGCAGATGGCCGCCGCCATGCGCTATCTGCTGCTCGAACCCAGCGACAAGCAGGCGCGCAACAATGTCGAAAAAGGCAGCCGGCAATTCGCTCAGCATCTGGAAACGGCGCGCCGGCTCTCGGCCGATGACCGCGAGGCGCTCCAGGTACTCGAACGCATCGAGCAGGAACGCGAGCGCCACAGCGGCATCCAGGGTCAGGTGTTGATCCGGATCAGCACCGGCGACCTGATCGGCGCCAAGGAGATCTATGACACCCAGGACAATGTCGTCTGGCGTTCCTACAAGGATCTGATCATGGACGCCGCCGGCAAGGTCAGCCGTGCCGCGCAAGCCGAGCGCGACGCCGCCATTGCGTCCGCGAAGCTGGCCGAACGCCAGGCCATCGCCTTCTCACTGTTGGCGCTGGTGACGGCCATCCTGCTCGGCGTCTGGCTGGTGCGTAAGATCACCCGTCCGCTACGCAAGACGCTCGGCTATCTGGAAGCCCTCGCCAACGGCGACTACAGCACCCGCATCGTCATCGACAACCAGGACGAACTCGGTGAGATGATGCTGGCGGTCAAGTCGGTCCAGGCCCGGCTCAACTTCGATATCCAGGACGCGCGGCGCGTGGCGCAGGAGAATCTACGCATCCGTATCGGTCTGAACAATGCCACCCTGCCGGTCACGATCTCGAACAATCTCAACCAGTTGATCTACATGAACAAGGCTTGCATGGATCTGTGGCGAGCCCTGACGCCTGAGATCCGGCGTCACAGCCCGGATTTCGATCCCGACCGCTTGATCGGCTCGACCCTGGCGCAGCATTTCGAGGATCCGGCCGTTGCCGCGGCCTATCGCGAGCAACTCACCGAGACCCGACACTTCGACATGCTCTTTGCCAAACGCCATCTAAGGCTCATCGCCACGCCGGTCTGGGACGACGACGGTCATTATGCCGGTCGGGTCACGCAATGGCGTGATCGCACCAATGAGGTCACGGCCGAACATGAGATCGCCGAGCTGGTCCAGGCGGCGGCCAACGGCGACTTCACGCGCCGCATCGAGCTCCAGGGCAAGGACGGCTTTTTCTTACAGTTGGGCGAGGGACTCAACCGCCTGATCGAGATCATGGCCCGGGGGCTGGCCGATGTCGCCGCCGTGCTCAATGCCATGGCTTCGGGCGATCTCAACCGCACCATCGAGGCCGATTACAGCGGCACCTTCGGTCAGGTCAAGGAGGACACCAACACCACGGTCGCGCGTCTGCGCGAGGTGGTCGGACGCATCCTGGAAGTCTCGGAGGCCATCAGCACCGCCGCGGGCGAGATCGCCTCGGGCAACCAGGATCTCAGTCAGCGCACCGAGGAACAGGCCGCAAGCCTGGAAGAAACGGCCAGTTCCATGGAGGAACTCAACGCCACGGTCAAGCAGAACGCCCAGAACGCCGAACAGGCCAACTCACTGGCCCAGCACGCCAACACCATCGCCGCGCGCGGCGGGGACATGGTCCAGCGTGTCGTCGGCACCATGAGCGACATCCGGGAGTCGAGCCGGCGCATCGCCGACATCATCAGCGTCATCGACGGCATCGCCTTCCAGACCAACATTCTGGCGCTCAACGCGGCCGTGGAGGCGGCGCGTGCCGGCGAGCAGGGGCGCGGCTTCGCGGTGGTCGCCGCCGAGGTGCGCAATCTGGCCCAGCGCAGCGCCCAGGCGGCCAAGGAGATCAAGGAGCTCATCACCGACTCGGTGGGCAAGGTCGAGGGCGGCGCCGAGCTGGCCGCGCAGGCCGGCTCGACCATGTCCGAGATCCTCGACAGCTTCCGTCAGGTCACGACGCTGGTCGATGAGATCAGTGGAGCCTCGCGTGAGCAGAGTTCGGGAATCGAGCAAGTGACCAAGGCCATCGCCCAGATGGATGAAGTCACCCAGCAGAACGCCGCTCTGGTCGAACAGGCCGCCGCCGCCGCCGAGAGTCTGGAGGATCAGACGCGCGTCTTGTCGCAGATCGTCTCCATCTTCAAACTCACCCGCGCCTCGGCTCCAGCCAGGGTCCAGTCTCGCCCCCAAACGCCCGAACCCGCGCGCAAGACGAGCAGCGCCTCGGTCGCCAAACGGCCCAAGCCGACGTTGGCCGCCGACGAGGGTGATCAGTGGGAAGAGTTCTGA
- a CDS encoding tetratricopeptide repeat protein yields MVVTLGACVSTPDSGEGLGIEPIAPGRGIDDFVLVDCLLPGRIRQLGTRMTYLSPRRMVKSTKSDCAIRGGEFVLFDRSDYSSALATLLPKARAGDPVAQTYVGEIYEKGLGLPAPDYAGAADWYRRAAEQNHAPAQINLGTLYERGLGVPADKARALDLYRRASGLTEDRLIFESRLNAEREAFQRELAVRNRVAASLRTQLQQSKAVAEAAPSPTPAPASPRPTAPKAAPMTTPAPVDPVQLRRQAQSQALDAKSEAERIERELHAIEQLKQSEAGASGKAAQLGKLELVRRDQRRSLLDTSLQLSQVQ; encoded by the coding sequence ATGGTCGTGACGCTCGGCGCCTGCGTTTCCACGCCCGATTCGGGTGAGGGTCTGGGCATCGAGCCCATCGCGCCCGGTCGCGGCATCGATGATTTCGTCCTGGTCGACTGCCTGCTGCCGGGCCGGATCCGCCAACTCGGAACCCGGATGACCTATCTGAGTCCGCGCCGTATGGTCAAGTCGACCAAGAGCGACTGCGCCATCCGGGGAGGGGAGTTCGTGCTCTTCGATCGCTCGGATTACTCCAGCGCCCTCGCCACCCTGCTGCCTAAGGCACGCGCGGGCGATCCCGTGGCCCAGACCTATGTCGGCGAGATCTATGAAAAGGGGTTGGGACTGCCCGCGCCCGATTACGCCGGCGCCGCCGACTGGTATCGCCGGGCGGCCGAGCAGAATCATGCCCCGGCCCAGATCAATCTGGGGACGCTCTATGAACGCGGTCTGGGGGTTCCGGCCGACAAGGCCAGGGCGCTCGATCTCTATCGCCGTGCCTCGGGGCTGACCGAGGATCGCCTGATCTTCGAGTCCAGACTCAACGCCGAACGCGAGGCCTTCCAGCGCGAGCTTGCGGTGCGCAACCGGGTCGCCGCCTCACTGCGCACCCAGTTGCAGCAGTCCAAGGCCGTCGCCGAAGCGGCTCCGTCGCCGACCCCGGCTCCAGCCTCTCCGAGACCGACCGCGCCGAAAGCGGCCCCGATGACCACACCCGCCCCGGTCGATCCGGTGCAATTGCGGCGTCAGGCCCAGAGTCAGGCGCTCGACGCCAAGAGCGAGGCCGAGCGCATCGAGAGGGAGCTGCATGCCATCGAGCAGCTCAAGCAGAGCGAGGCCGGCGCCTCGGGCAAGGCCGCGCAGCTCGGCAAGCTGGAACTCGTGCGTCGAGATCAACGCCGGTCGTTGCTCGACACCTCGCTTCAGCTCTCGCAGGTCCAGTAG
- a CDS encoding 5'-nucleotidase C-terminal domain-containing protein has product MSHRRMIGALTGLALLVSVATAAETDTDAFDLTILHINDHHSHLEPRLDARLEFPDPLGAIEVEMGGFARVVAGIRELRARYPASLALHAGDAVTGTLYYTLFKGEADAAAMNQVCFDAYALGNHEFDDGDAGLAHFLRMLTGDPSGCRTPVLAANVVPALGTPLYPRAGERLIQPEVVLRVAGRRIGIIGLDISGKTRRSSRPLDSTVFLDELTTAQQRIDALTAQGIDKILLLTHRQYLNDLDMALRLRGVDAIIGGDSHSLLGESFAGWGLNPSGPYPTETRDPDGNRVCVVQAWQYASVVGELHLSFDADGHVTRCAGTPHLLLGERFARDGRPLDGEARQAVLDAVAAAPELGIVAPDPSTLALIGRYSEQVERLKQTIVGVAVQDLCLERVPGQGLSAICDLRATQAHGGDIQQLVTAAYLARVPAADVAIQNAGGARIDIPAGPISISDVYSLLPFANTLVELRLTGTEIKSALEEAVAGFMDQADGSGGAYPVAANLRWELDLSRPRGQRFSRIEIRRRGAPDWRPLEDAEEVVVVTNSFLAGGGDGYATFKRASEEGRATDTFIDYAQGFIDYLQQDLGGAAPGDPILATPPEVRALPCADYSTQRFVDGLGRPLQPDPAVLQNCGG; this is encoded by the coding sequence ATGAGTCATCGACGGATGATCGGGGCGCTGACAGGACTGGCGCTCCTCGTCTCGGTCGCGACGGCGGCCGAGACGGACACGGACGCTTTCGACCTAACCATTCTGCATATCAACGACCACCATTCGCATCTCGAACCCAGGCTGGACGCGCGGCTGGAGTTCCCTGACCCCCTCGGCGCCATCGAGGTCGAGATGGGTGGTTTCGCCCGTGTCGTGGCCGGAATCCGGGAACTGCGCGCGCGCTATCCGGCGAGTCTGGCCCTGCACGCCGGCGATGCCGTCACAGGCACGCTCTATTACACGCTGTTCAAGGGCGAGGCCGACGCGGCGGCCATGAATCAGGTCTGCTTCGACGCCTATGCGTTGGGTAATCACGAGTTCGACGATGGCGACGCCGGGTTGGCGCATTTTCTCCGGATGCTCACCGGCGATCCGTCCGGCTGCCGGACTCCGGTGCTGGCGGCGAACGTCGTTCCGGCGCTGGGGACACCGCTCTATCCGCGTGCGGGTGAACGCCTGATCCAGCCTGAGGTGGTGCTGAGGGTCGCCGGCCGGCGCATCGGGATCATCGGACTCGACATCTCGGGCAAGACCCGGCGCTCGTCGCGTCCGCTCGACTCGACGGTCTTCCTCGACGAACTCACGACCGCGCAACAGCGGATCGATGCACTCACGGCCCAGGGGATCGACAAGATCCTGCTGCTGACCCATCGGCAGTATCTCAACGATCTCGACATGGCGCTGCGTCTGCGCGGAGTCGATGCCATCATCGGCGGCGATTCGCACAGTCTGCTCGGCGAGTCATTCGCGGGCTGGGGGCTGAATCCGAGCGGTCCCTATCCGACCGAGACACGCGATCCGGACGGCAACCGCGTCTGTGTCGTGCAGGCCTGGCAGTACGCGAGTGTCGTCGGCGAGCTGCATCTGAGCTTTGACGCCGACGGGCATGTGACGCGCTGCGCGGGGACGCCGCATCTGCTCCTGGGCGAGCGATTCGCGCGCGATGGCCGGCCGCTGGACGGCGAGGCGCGTCAGGCGGTGCTCGATGCCGTCGCGGCGGCGCCCGAACTTGGGATCGTCGCGCCCGATCCGTCCACCCTGGCCCTGATCGGGCGCTATTCCGAGCAGGTCGAGCGGCTCAAGCAGACCATCGTCGGGGTAGCGGTTCAGGATCTCTGTCTGGAGCGGGTGCCGGGGCAGGGGTTGAGTGCCATCTGTGACCTGCGCGCGACCCAGGCCCATGGCGGGGACATCCAGCAACTGGTGACGGCGGCCTATCTGGCGCGTGTTCCGGCGGCGGACGTGGCGATCCAGAACGCGGGCGGGGCGCGGATCGACATCCCCGCCGGCCCGATCAGCATCAGCGACGTCTACAGCCTTTTGCCCTTCGCCAATACCCTGGTCGAGCTGCGTTTGACCGGCACCGAGATCAAGAGCGCGCTGGAAGAGGCCGTCGCCGGCTTCATGGATCAGGCGGACGGATCGGGCGGCGCCTATCCGGTGGCGGCCAATCTGCGCTGGGAACTGGATCTGAGCCGGCCGCGCGGACAACGCTTCAGCCGCATCGAGATCCGGCGGCGCGGTGCGCCTGACTGGCGGCCGCTGGAGGACGCCGAGGAAGTGGTCGTCGTGACCAACAGTTTCCTGGCCGGTGGTGGTGATGGTTACGCGACCTTCAAGCGCGCGAGCGAGGAGGGGCGCGCCACCGATACCTTCATCGATTATGCTCAGGGCTTCATCGATTATTTGCAGCAGGATCTCGGCGGCGCGGCGCCCGGTGATCCGATCCTTGCCACGCCGCCCGAGGTTCGGGCGCTTCCCTGCGCCGATTACAGCACCCAGCGCTTCGTCGATGGGTTGGGCCGACCGTTGCAGCCGGACCCGGCGGTGCTTCAGAACTGCGGCGGCTAA
- the rpmG gene encoding 50S ribosomal protein L33 has translation MAKAAREKIRLNSSAGTGHFYTTTKNKRNQPGKMEIKKFDPVIRQHVMYKEGKIK, from the coding sequence ATGGCCAAGGCCGCACGCGAAAAGATCCGCCTGAACTCCAGCGCCGGAACCGGTCACTTCTACACCACGACCAAGAACAAGCGCAATCAGCCCGGCAAGATGGAGATCAAGAAGTTCGATCCCGTCATCCGCCAGCACGTCATGTACAAGGAAGGCAAGATCAAGTAA
- the rpmB gene encoding 50S ribosomal protein L28, translated as MSKVCQVTGKRPLTGNNVSHANNKTKRRFLPNLHEKRFWVEAEKRWVKLRLTTKAMRTIDKKGIDAVLVDLRADGVKV; from the coding sequence ATGTCCAAGGTCTGTCAGGTTACCGGTAAGCGCCCCCTCACCGGCAACAACGTCTCGCACGCGAACAACAAAACCAAACGCCGTTTCCTGCCGAATCTGCACGAAAAGCGGTTCTGGGTCGAGGCCGAGAAGCGCTGGGTGAAGCTGCGCCTGACCACCAAGGCCATGCGCACCATCGACAAGAAGGGCATCGATGCGGTGCTCGTCGACCTGCGCGCCGACGGCGTCAAGGTCTAA
- a CDS encoding DUF423 domain-containing protein, with the protein MYPASLWMTLGAVGGLLTVALGAFGAHGLKGRIDPALLANWNTAADYLGLHALALLACGLTLLHRPEAGLVNWAGWAFVIGVCLFSGSLFAMTLTGLRQLGMITPIGGVLLILAWALLAVGAARLAGPLV; encoded by the coding sequence ATGTATCCCGCATCGCTCTGGATGACACTCGGTGCCGTCGGCGGTCTGCTGACGGTGGCGCTCGGCGCCTTTGGCGCGCACGGACTCAAGGGCCGGATCGATCCGGCGCTCCTGGCCAACTGGAACACCGCCGCCGATTATCTGGGCCTGCACGCGCTGGCACTGCTGGCCTGTGGTCTGACCCTGCTGCATCGGCCCGAGGCCGGGCTGGTGAACTGGGCCGGTTGGGCCTTTGTGATCGGCGTCTGTCTGTTCAGCGGCAGTCTGTTCGCCATGACGCTCACCGGGCTGCGTCAGTTGGGCATGATCACGCCCATCGGCGGTGTCCTGCTGATCCTGGCCTGGGCGCTGCTGGCCGTGGGCGCGGCGCGTCTGGCCGGCCCGTTGGTCTGA